A single region of the Labeo rohita strain BAU-BD-2019 chromosome 3, IGBB_LRoh.1.0, whole genome shotgun sequence genome encodes:
- the slc25a23b gene encoding calcium-binding mitochondrial carrier protein SCaMC-3b isoform X1: MGEARSRFPWFWTWARCQDNGVSDPEREKRWAELFDQMDLNKDGRIDVNELRTGLTAWGIVRSEVDEIVRVSDTNHDGQLDFEEFAQYLRTHEKELRLMFRSLDRNNDGHIDVAEIQLCLRSLGVNVSTEQASRILQSIDRDGTMTIDWNEWRDHFLFNPLHNMEDIAHHWKHSLMLDIGEQLTVPDEFSEKERRSGVVWRQLVAGAMAGAVSRTGTAPLDRLKVFLQVHGSSGVSLFSGLRGMVQEGGLRSLWRGNGINVLKIAPESAIKFMAYEQIKWLIRGSKEGGSLRVQERFIAGSLAGATAQTIIYPMEVLKTRLTLRKTGQYSGMADCAKQILRKEGVRAFYKGYVPNTLGIIPYAGIDLAVYETLKNAWLQRYCIGSADPGVLVLLGCGTVSSTCGQLASYPLALIRTRMQAQASADGAPQLSMLGQFKHIVSHEGVPGLYRGIAPNFLKVIPAVSISYVVYEHMKKALGVGS, from the exons ATGGGCGAAGCGAGAAGCCGGTTCCCTTGGTTTTGGACATGGGCTCGCTGTCAAGATAACGGTGTGTCCGATCCAGAGCGGGAGAAGCGATGGGCCGAACTGTTCGACCAGATGGATCTAAATAAAGATGGGAGGATCGATGTGAACGAACTGCGCACCGGATTAACCGCCTGGGGGATCGTTCGCAGTGAGGTAGACGAG ATTGTACGTGTGAGTGACACCAATCATGACGGCCAGCTGGACTTTGAGGAGTTCGCACAGTATCTGCGCACGCACGAGAAAGAGCTCAGACTCATGTTTCGTAGCCTGGACCGCAACAACGATG GTCACATAGATGTTGCAGAAATTCAGCTCTGTTTGCGCAGCCTTGGAGTGAATGTATCCACAGAGCAGGCCTCCAGAATACTGCAAAG CATAGACAGAGATGGCACTATGACCATTGACTGGAACGAGTGGCGGGACCACTTCCTGTTTAACCCCTTGCACAACATGGAGGACATCGCCCACCACTGGAAACACTCTCTG ATGTTGGACATTGGAGAGCAGCTGACTGTCCCGGATGAGTTCTCAGAGAAAGAGCGGCGCTCAGGTGTGGTGTGGAGACAGCTAGTGGCCGGGGCAATGGCGGGAGCCGTATCGCGAACGGGAACTGCTCCTCTCGACCGTCTTAAAGTTTTCCTTCAG GTCCATGGCTCCAGCGGTGTGAGTTTGTTTAGCGGCTTGCGGGGAATGGTGCAGGAAGGAGGACTGAGGTCCCTTTGGAGAGGCAACGGCATCAACGTCCTCAAAATTGCCCCGGAGTCAGCTATCAAATTCATGGCTTATGAGCAG ATCAAATGGCTGATAAGAGGCAGTAAGGAGGGAGGCTCTCTAAGAGTTCAGGAGCGCTTCATTGCTGGATCACTGGCAGGAGCTACAGCTCAGACCATCATCTACCCCATGGAG GTGTTGAAGACACGTTTGACCCTCCGGAAGACAGGACAATATTCTGGCATGGCAGACTGTGCCAAACAGATACTGCGTAAAGAAGGAGTGCGTGCGTTCTACAAAGGCTATGTGCCCAACACACTTGGCATCATCCCGTATGCTGGCATTGATCTGGCTGTCTATGAG ACTCTAAAGAACGCTTGGCTACAGCGGTACTGCATAGGCTCGGCTGATCCTGGCGTTCTGGTGCTTCTTGGATGTGGCACTGTGTCCAGCACATGTGGGCAGCTGGCTAGTTACCCTCTGGCTTTAATCCGTACGCGCATGCAGGCTCAGG CCTCAGCAGATGGCGCTCCTCAGCTGTCGATGCTTGGCCAGTTCAAGCACATTGTGTCCCATGAAGGCGTTCCTGGACTTTACCGAGGCATTGCCCCCAATTTCCTCAAAGTCATTCCTGCCGTCAGCATCTCTTATGTGGTTTATGAGCATATGAAGAAAGCACTGGGAGTGGGATCTTAA
- the slc25a23b gene encoding calcium-binding mitochondrial carrier protein SCaMC-3b isoform X3 produces MFRSLDRNNDGHIDVAEIQLCLRSLGVNVSTEQASRILQSIDRDGTMTIDWNEWRDHFLFNPLHNMEDIAHHWKHSLMLDIGEQLTVPDEFSEKERRSGVVWRQLVAGAMAGAVSRTGTAPLDRLKVFLQVHGSSGVSLFSGLRGMVQEGGLRSLWRGNGINVLKIAPESAIKFMAYEQIKWLIRGSKEGGSLRVQERFIAGSLAGATAQTIIYPMEVLKTRLTLRKTGQYSGMADCAKQILRKEGVRAFYKGYVPNTLGIIPYAGIDLAVYETLKNAWLQRYCIGSADPGVLVLLGCGTVSSTCGQLASYPLALIRTRMQAQASADGAPQLSMLGQFKHIVSHEGVPGLYRGIAPNFLKVIPAVSISYVVYEHMKKALGVGS; encoded by the exons ATGTTTCGTAGCCTGGACCGCAACAACGATG GTCACATAGATGTTGCAGAAATTCAGCTCTGTTTGCGCAGCCTTGGAGTGAATGTATCCACAGAGCAGGCCTCCAGAATACTGCAAAG CATAGACAGAGATGGCACTATGACCATTGACTGGAACGAGTGGCGGGACCACTTCCTGTTTAACCCCTTGCACAACATGGAGGACATCGCCCACCACTGGAAACACTCTCTG ATGTTGGACATTGGAGAGCAGCTGACTGTCCCGGATGAGTTCTCAGAGAAAGAGCGGCGCTCAGGTGTGGTGTGGAGACAGCTAGTGGCCGGGGCAATGGCGGGAGCCGTATCGCGAACGGGAACTGCTCCTCTCGACCGTCTTAAAGTTTTCCTTCAG GTCCATGGCTCCAGCGGTGTGAGTTTGTTTAGCGGCTTGCGGGGAATGGTGCAGGAAGGAGGACTGAGGTCCCTTTGGAGAGGCAACGGCATCAACGTCCTCAAAATTGCCCCGGAGTCAGCTATCAAATTCATGGCTTATGAGCAG ATCAAATGGCTGATAAGAGGCAGTAAGGAGGGAGGCTCTCTAAGAGTTCAGGAGCGCTTCATTGCTGGATCACTGGCAGGAGCTACAGCTCAGACCATCATCTACCCCATGGAG GTGTTGAAGACACGTTTGACCCTCCGGAAGACAGGACAATATTCTGGCATGGCAGACTGTGCCAAACAGATACTGCGTAAAGAAGGAGTGCGTGCGTTCTACAAAGGCTATGTGCCCAACACACTTGGCATCATCCCGTATGCTGGCATTGATCTGGCTGTCTATGAG ACTCTAAAGAACGCTTGGCTACAGCGGTACTGCATAGGCTCGGCTGATCCTGGCGTTCTGGTGCTTCTTGGATGTGGCACTGTGTCCAGCACATGTGGGCAGCTGGCTAGTTACCCTCTGGCTTTAATCCGTACGCGCATGCAGGCTCAGG CCTCAGCAGATGGCGCTCCTCAGCTGTCGATGCTTGGCCAGTTCAAGCACATTGTGTCCCATGAAGGCGTTCCTGGACTTTACCGAGGCATTGCCCCCAATTTCCTCAAAGTCATTCCTGCCGTCAGCATCTCTTATGTGGTTTATGAGCATATGAAGAAAGCACTGGGAGTGGGATCTTAA
- the slc25a23b gene encoding calcium-binding mitochondrial carrier protein SCaMC-3b isoform X2: MCEGQDKPRKADRRKTTLLIVRVSDTNHDGQLDFEEFAQYLRTHEKELRLMFRSLDRNNDGHIDVAEIQLCLRSLGVNVSTEQASRILQSIDRDGTMTIDWNEWRDHFLFNPLHNMEDIAHHWKHSLMLDIGEQLTVPDEFSEKERRSGVVWRQLVAGAMAGAVSRTGTAPLDRLKVFLQVHGSSGVSLFSGLRGMVQEGGLRSLWRGNGINVLKIAPESAIKFMAYEQIKWLIRGSKEGGSLRVQERFIAGSLAGATAQTIIYPMEVLKTRLTLRKTGQYSGMADCAKQILRKEGVRAFYKGYVPNTLGIIPYAGIDLAVYETLKNAWLQRYCIGSADPGVLVLLGCGTVSSTCGQLASYPLALIRTRMQAQASADGAPQLSMLGQFKHIVSHEGVPGLYRGIAPNFLKVIPAVSISYVVYEHMKKALGVGS, from the exons ATTGTACGTGTGAGTGACACCAATCATGACGGCCAGCTGGACTTTGAGGAGTTCGCACAGTATCTGCGCACGCACGAGAAAGAGCTCAGACTCATGTTTCGTAGCCTGGACCGCAACAACGATG GTCACATAGATGTTGCAGAAATTCAGCTCTGTTTGCGCAGCCTTGGAGTGAATGTATCCACAGAGCAGGCCTCCAGAATACTGCAAAG CATAGACAGAGATGGCACTATGACCATTGACTGGAACGAGTGGCGGGACCACTTCCTGTTTAACCCCTTGCACAACATGGAGGACATCGCCCACCACTGGAAACACTCTCTG ATGTTGGACATTGGAGAGCAGCTGACTGTCCCGGATGAGTTCTCAGAGAAAGAGCGGCGCTCAGGTGTGGTGTGGAGACAGCTAGTGGCCGGGGCAATGGCGGGAGCCGTATCGCGAACGGGAACTGCTCCTCTCGACCGTCTTAAAGTTTTCCTTCAG GTCCATGGCTCCAGCGGTGTGAGTTTGTTTAGCGGCTTGCGGGGAATGGTGCAGGAAGGAGGACTGAGGTCCCTTTGGAGAGGCAACGGCATCAACGTCCTCAAAATTGCCCCGGAGTCAGCTATCAAATTCATGGCTTATGAGCAG ATCAAATGGCTGATAAGAGGCAGTAAGGAGGGAGGCTCTCTAAGAGTTCAGGAGCGCTTCATTGCTGGATCACTGGCAGGAGCTACAGCTCAGACCATCATCTACCCCATGGAG GTGTTGAAGACACGTTTGACCCTCCGGAAGACAGGACAATATTCTGGCATGGCAGACTGTGCCAAACAGATACTGCGTAAAGAAGGAGTGCGTGCGTTCTACAAAGGCTATGTGCCCAACACACTTGGCATCATCCCGTATGCTGGCATTGATCTGGCTGTCTATGAG ACTCTAAAGAACGCTTGGCTACAGCGGTACTGCATAGGCTCGGCTGATCCTGGCGTTCTGGTGCTTCTTGGATGTGGCACTGTGTCCAGCACATGTGGGCAGCTGGCTAGTTACCCTCTGGCTTTAATCCGTACGCGCATGCAGGCTCAGG CCTCAGCAGATGGCGCTCCTCAGCTGTCGATGCTTGGCCAGTTCAAGCACATTGTGTCCCATGAAGGCGTTCCTGGACTTTACCGAGGCATTGCCCCCAATTTCCTCAAAGTCATTCCTGCCGTCAGCATCTCTTATGTGGTTTATGAGCATATGAAGAAAGCACTGGGAGTGGGATCTTAA